GATGCCAATCTCGGCGTTGAACAGATCCGCCAACAGCTGTTGTCCTCGCCGCACAGCCTGTTCCCGGTTTGCCGTGGCGAGCTGGATGAAGTCATCGGCATTGTGCGTGCGAAAGAGATACTGGTCGCGCTGGAAGAGGGCGTAGATGTCGCCGCCATCGCTTCGTCAACGCCAGCGATTGTCGTGCCGGAAACCCTGGATCCGATTAAGCTGCTGGCCGTATTGCGCCGGGCACGCGGGAGTTTCGTTATCGTTACCAATGAGTTCGGTGTCGTGCAGGGCCTGGTCACGCCGCTGGACGTGCTGGAGGCAATCGCTGGCGAATTCCCGGATGCGGATGAAACGCCAGAAATTATTGCCGATGGTGACGGCTGGCTGGTCAAAGGCACCACAGATTTACATGCGCTGCAACACACGCTGGGCCTTGACAACTTCATTGATGAAGACGAAGACATTGCCACCGTGGCCGGTCTGGTGATTGCCGCGCGAGGGCAAATCCCACCAGTGGGCGAAACCTTCGAAATGGCACCGTTGCATATCACCGTGATTGAAGCCAACGATTACCGTGTTGATCTGGTCCGTATTGTTAAAGAGCAAGCCGCTCTCGACGAAGAAGAGTAATCGTTATCCCGGCATTAACGGCGTGACATGGCCGTTATGCCGCTCCGGCGGCGGGGAGATATTCCCCGCTAGCCAGGCCGGAAAATCCTTCACCGGCATCGGTGCTGCAAAAAGAAACCCCTGCAACATATGCACACCCTGTTGACGTAAATACAGCGCTTGTTGCGTTGTCTCCACACCTTCCGCGACAAGCTCGATATTCAGCCGTTGGCCGAGCGCGATAATCATATCCGTCACCGTCGAGTTCACCGCATCTGTACCGATAGCCGCGGTATAAGACTTATCAATTTTCAGGATGTCCGGATGTAATTTCTCGAGCCACGAAAGTGAGCTATTACCCGTACCGAAATCATCAATGGCTATTTTCGCGCCATGGCGATGAAGTTCGCGCAGCATACGGGATTCGACATCCAGCAACGCATCACGCTCGGTGAGTTCAATGGTTAACTGCTGGGCGGGATTTTTGTTAAACCAGAGCTGGACGAGATCTTTTAGCAATTCACCGTGGCGCAAGTGGCTTGGCGCGGCGTTGATGCCGATATGAAAGTCAGGATCAGCAGGAAAGAGCGCCAGTTGACGCTGGGTCTCAGCCAGCACATAACGTGTCAGCGGGGCAATCAGATGCTGCTCTTCGGCAATCGGGATAAATATCTCCGGCGAAATCCATCCCTGGCGTGGGTTGTGCCAGCGCAACAAAATTTCGACGCCCGCACACTGCATGTTGTGTGCATTGAGCAATGGCTGGCAAAACAGCTCAAACTCATGCCCGGCAAGCCCGAGGTTTATCTCACGGGAAAAGCTCATGCGGCTGGCGGTGGCAAACCAGGCAATAAAACCGGTCAATAAACTCATCATCAGCGCCAGAGGCAACTGCGAAGGCAAATGCCACAGCGCCAGTCGCGTAGAACCCGGCCCGGTAACGCTAATGGTAAAAGGAAAATGGGCAGAAGCCCGTTGGTAGCGCTTTTCGTTTTCCAGCGGCGGTAAATTATCCAGCACACCTTTGCCTTCGACCAGATGTTTGCCGCCTACGCTGAGGCTGACGCTGGTAATTAATGGCGCTTGCGGCTCCAGCATTAAATTACTCAGCAGCTCAATATTTACCGCCTCCATCACGCCACTTTGCCCGTCTTCACTGGTGGGATACCACATGATCAAAATAGGGCGATCTTTTAACAGTGACTGGTCAGTGGTGAGCACCAGTTTTTGCGAACGTGAAGGCAGAGAGGGTTGAAGCTGATGAATGGCAACATCACGCTGGCCAAAAATACTCGAACAGTAGAGCGTTCCGTTTTGAATCAGACCGATAGATCGCACGGTTTGCAGGCTTGCGGCCAGCTTGCGAAGCTGCAGGTGAATATCGCTGCAGGGGATGCCAACCAGCGGCACCAGCACACTGCGACCCGCTTCCAGCGGCAGCATCAATCGTTCAAGGGTTT
This genomic interval from Kosakonia sacchari SP1 contains the following:
- a CDS encoding EAL domain-containing protein, whose translation is MQTAQRIIKSYRRRRAIVCVLVGAVALFLTLTFRFISERNLNHQRVYAFTNHAVKTLERLMLPLEAGRSVLVPLVGIPCSDIHLQLRKLAASLQTVRSIGLIQNGTLYCSSIFGQRDVAIHQLQPSLPSRSQKLVLTTDQSLLKDRPILIMWYPTSEDGQSGVMEAVNIELLSNLMLEPQAPLITSVSLSVGGKHLVEGKGVLDNLPPLENEKRYQRASAHFPFTISVTGPGSTRLALWHLPSQLPLALMMSLLTGFIAWFATASRMSFSREINLGLAGHEFELFCQPLLNAHNMQCAGVEILLRWHNPRQGWISPEIFIPIAEEQHLIAPLTRYVLAETQRQLALFPADPDFHIGINAAPSHLRHGELLKDLVQLWFNKNPAQQLTIELTERDALLDVESRMLRELHRHGAKIAIDDFGTGNSSLSWLEKLHPDILKIDKSYTAAIGTDAVNSTVTDMIIALGQRLNIELVAEGVETTQQALYLRQQGVHMLQGFLFAAPMPVKDFPAWLAGNISPPPERHNGHVTPLMPG